The following nucleotide sequence is from uncultured Draconibacterium sp..
ACAAATATCTATATCCAATGAAGCGACAGTTATTAATTTTACTCATTAGCATTATTGCTGTTTCCTGCTCTCAGAAAAACTGGGAGCAAACAGAAGAGGCAGTAATTGTTTACCCACAGCAAACCGGCAATCAGCAGGTGCAGGCCATAAAAATTACTCCGGTGCACGACGAGATCATAAAAGTTTCGGCAAGTGCAACAAAAACATTTAGTACAAACGAAAGCCTGGTGGCACTTCCTCATGAAGATAAAATTTCGTTTGACGTTGAAGAACAAAACGATGATCTGATTATTTCGACTGCCAAAACGAAAGTTAAAGTATCAAAAGCTACCGGCGAGATTGATTTTTTAGACGCCGATGGAAACCCTATTCTGCAGGAAAAAGAAAACGGAGGAAAGTGGTTTGAGCCCATAACAGTTGACGGAGTGAGTGCTTACTCTACCCGCCAGATCTTTGAATCTTCAGACGATGAAGCTTTGTATGGACTTGGCCAGCACCAGGCCGATGAAATGAACTACAAAGGCAAGAACGAAGAACTTTTTCAATACAATACCAAAGTATCGGTTCCGTTTGTGGTATCAACAAAAAACTACGGTTTACTTTGGGACAATTATTCTTTGTCGCGCTTTGGCGATCCTCGGCCTTACGGGCAAATTAACCAGTTTAAACTTTTCGATACTGAAGGAAATGAAGGTGGATTAACAGCCACATACATCGATAATAACGAAAACGGTCATGTTTTTACAAGCCGTGTTGAATCGACAATTGATTACGAAAACCTGGAAACCATCGAAAATTTTCCTGAAGGTTTTGATTTTAACCACGCCCGCATTGTTTGGGAAGGCGACATTCAGCCGGAAGAAAGTGGTATTTTTCGTTTTCTACTCTATTACGCCGGTTACACCAAAATTTGGGTGAATGGCGAATTGATGGCCGACAAATGGCGTACTGCATGGAATCCATCTGTAGCGAAATTCCAGTACGATATGAAAGCCGGAGAAAAATACCACGTAAAACTGGATTGGATTCCGGATGGTGGTGTTTCGTATATCGGACTAAAAGCTTTGTCGCCTGTTGATCCTGAACTACAGAACAACATTTCTTTTTACTCTGAAATGGGCGACCAAATCGACTATTTCTTTATGAAAGGGAACAGCATGGATGATGTAATCAGCCGTTACCGCACACTAACCGGTAAAGCCCAGGTTATGCCAAAATGGGCAATGGGTTTCTGGCAAAGTCGCGAGCGCTACAAAACGCAGGAAGAACTGGAAAGCACTCTAAAAGAATTCAGAAAAAGAGAAATTCCTATCGATAATATTGTGCAGGACTGGTCGTATTGGGAAGTTGAAGAATGGGGAAGCCACGAGTTTGATAAAGCGCGTTTTCCTGATGCCAAAGGAATGATTGATTTTGTACATGATAACAATGCCCGGATTTTGATTTCGGTGTGGCCTAAATTTTATTTGGGAACCGAACATTATAACGAATTCGACAAAAATGGCTGGATGTATAAACAAGCCATAAACGACAGTATTCGCGACTGGATTTACCCGGGTTATATTGGTTCGTTTTACGATGCCTATAATCCTGGCGCCAGAAAGCTTTTCTGGGAACAAATTAACGAGCACTTATATTCAAT
It contains:
- a CDS encoding TIM-barrel domain-containing protein, whose protein sequence is MKRQLLILLISIIAVSCSQKNWEQTEEAVIVYPQQTGNQQVQAIKITPVHDEIIKVSASATKTFSTNESLVALPHEDKISFDVEEQNDDLIISTAKTKVKVSKATGEIDFLDADGNPILQEKENGGKWFEPITVDGVSAYSTRQIFESSDDEALYGLGQHQADEMNYKGKNEELFQYNTKVSVPFVVSTKNYGLLWDNYSLSRFGDPRPYGQINQFKLFDTEGNEGGLTATYIDNNENGHVFTSRVESTIDYENLETIENFPEGFDFNHARIVWEGDIQPEESGIFRFLLYYAGYTKIWVNGELMADKWRTAWNPSVAKFQYDMKAGEKYHVKLDWIPDGGVSYIGLKALSPVDPELQNNISFYSEMGDQIDYFFMKGNSMDDVISRYRTLTGKAQVMPKWAMGFWQSRERYKTQEELESTLKEFRKREIPIDNIVQDWSYWEVEEWGSHEFDKARFPDAKGMIDFVHDNNARILISVWPKFYLGTEHYNEFDKNGWMYKQAINDSIRDWIYPGYIGSFYDAYNPGARKLFWEQINEHLYSMGIDSWWLDATEPDILSNASMDYRKELMNPTALGPSTQYFNAFALMNAKGIYQGQREENPKDRVFILTRSGFAGMQRYGTTTWSGDIGTTWEDMKAQISAGINFSMSGLPYWTMDIGGFCVQKKFERATEGSEAMKEWRELNTRWYQFGAFAPLFRVHGQYPYREIYNIAPENHPAYKSMLYYNKLRYRLMPYIYSLTGAVYHNDYTIMRGLAMDFSDDRRVLNIGDEFMFGQSLLVCPVYEYKATKRDVYFPNNTGWYNLYTGAYLAGGQKLSVEAPYERMPLFVKEGSIIPVGPEIQYTDEKKGAPIDIYVYTGKDAAFKLYEDEGTTYAYEGGEFSTIEFTYTEEDGKLVIGNRNGEYPEMVKNREFRIIKVSRDKPVAMLGKANNVKTVNYQGDEVVVEL